GGCTGGGTGAAATCGCCCGCCTCACCACGGCCAACGCCCGACGGCTGTTTCGAATACCGGAGCCCGGGGGCTTCGGGGGCGTCCCGGCCTACCCCCTGGGTCACAACCTCTACCTGAACCCCACCAGCCGCTGCACCAACGACTGCGCCTTCTGCGTCCGGCGGCACAGGCTGGGCTTAGGCGGCCACCGGCTCTGGCTGGACCGCGAGCCGGGGGCCGGGGACTTAATTGAAGCGGCGGGCGACCCGGCGCCCTACGACGAGGTGGTCTTCTGCGGCTTCGGCGAGCCGCTCCTCAGCGCCCAGGTCGTCGCCGAGACGGCCCGGTGGCTCAAATCCCGCGGCAAGCGGGTCCGGGTGAACACCAACGGCACCGCCCACCTGGCCCGGGGGGAGACCGCCGCCGGGCTCCTCGAACCGCTCCGGGGGCTGGTGGACGAGCTCTCCGTGAGCCTGAACGCCGCCGACGCCGCGACGTATTCCAGGCTCTGCCGGCCGGTGCTCGGGGAGGCCGCCTTCGACGCGGTGCTGGATTTCATCCGAACCGCCGTGGCCCTTGGATTCGCGGTCACCGCCAGCGCCGTCGCCCTGACGGGCGCGGACCTCGCGCCCGTGGAGCGGCTGGCGGCCGAGCTGGGCGCCCGGTTCCGCGCCCGCGCCTACAAAAACGACTAGGGGAGTCTCCTGACCGGCTTCAGGTCCAAAGACCCCACCCTCGACGCCTATCTCGAGGATATAAACCGCTTCCCCGTGCTCTCGCGGCAGGAGGAGCTGGATCTGGCGTACCGCGCCAGGGCCGGCGACGAGGTGGCCACCAAGCG
The sequence above is drawn from the bacterium genome and encodes:
- a CDS encoding YchF/TatD family DNA exonuclease is translated as LLARARAAGVVRIVTIGVDPETSRRAVELAHEYPLDVSAAVGVSPHDAGIYDDAVGAGLESLAAEPGLVAWGEIGLDYHHDRAPREVQRRVFLDQLRRARARGLPVVLHCREAHADLAACLEEARSYPGLEEPPFGVLHCFSGTSEDARRAVALGYMIGVGGVVTFANAGAHRETVRSLPPESVVLETDAPYLAPQPHRGKRNEPAYVRLTAERVAELRGVGLGEIARLTTANARRLFRIPEPGGFGGVPAYPLGHNLYLNPTSRCTNDCAFCVRRHRLGLGGHRLWLDREPGAGDLIEAAGDPAPYDEVVFCGFGEPLLSAQVVAETARWLKSRGKRVRVNTNGTAHLARGETAAGLLEPLRGLVDELSVSLNAADAATYSRLCRPVLGEAAFDAVLDFIRTAVALGFAVTASAVALTGADLAPVERLAAELGARFRARAYKND